The stretch of DNA GGGTAAGATTGCTGGATATAGCCAGTAAGATAGCTCCAACAAGGAGCCCGGAAGACTTTAGCGTAACCGCCCAGCTTCCCTGCGTGATGTTTCTGATAAACAAAAACACCACAAACACGCCCGCTACAAGCAAGGTGTAGTAGGTAATCTGAGGATGATTAAAGCGAATTTGCAGGCCAAGACAGAAAGCAAGCAGGGAAGCTCCGGCTATCATGCGTCCGTTGAATGCAGTGATCACCGCAGCCAGGCATGGCGCAATCAGGGCAATAGCCCGCACTTTGGTAATATGTCCGGCATCTATGCTGATAATGTTAAAGGAAGCAAGGGCAAAGCCAAAGGCCGCAATGACAGAAACCCAGATATTAGCTGTGAGCACGTACAAGGCTATATACGTGCCGGCAAGCAACAGAAACATCAGGTGCACCTCCTCAATAAACAGCCAGCGGATTGCCTGCAGAATTACAGTGAACACATTTTTAGGATAGCCCACGCGAATCTGATAGGCCGGCATTCCGCTGAACATAGCGTTTGTCCATAGCCGCTCTCTGCCATCCATTTCCAGATATTTATTCAGCTCGCCCTGCATGCAGTAGGCCTGAATCATATCATGTTGAGCCATCTTTTTGCCTTCCACCAGCGGCCAGAAATACAGATAGGAAAAAGCCGCAAATCCCAGAATTACCAACAGGTGGTGAAGGAGCGTGCGTTTCATACTCGGTTTTTTAACGGATTAAGAAAGATTACGAAGATACCAATTGTATTCAGCAGCATACATAAGTACTTTCCTGTCTAATGCAACTTACACGTTCCAACAAACTATCAATAAATCATACGGTCATAAAAACCCGGCTAAGTGTATATTTAAGCATCTGTGCATATGCATCTGCTTAAAGGAATTCTGCGCTTTTTCCCCATTCAATTGCTTATCCTGCACCTGAAAACCCATCAGATTTTTATTTTGCTGTGGGCATTATTATTCCTGATTATCACCAACAATCTGGGCATCTCCTACGGTATACCCTATCTGCTGCTTGACCCAGAATATTTGGGGGAAGTGGGGTTTATCAGCTTTGCCATTTTAGGCGCTGCTTTCGGAGGTTTTGTGATGACATGGAATATTGCTATCTATATTCTGGATGCTTATCGTTTTCCGTTTCTGGCCACATTCAACCATCCTTTTGCTCTTTTTTGTCTGAATAATTCTTTGCTGCCCGGGGTTTTTCTTATCGCTTATTTCTGGATAATGATCCGCTTTCAACTACGGCAGGAATTTATGTTGGGTGAAAGTATTGTATATGACGTTTCCGGCTTTATCAGCGGTCTGCTCATTATCATTTTCCTGGCTGCATTTTATTTCACCAACACAAATAAAAATCTCTACCGGATGTTCGGTGTGCGCATCAGACCTCCGGCCAGAATAACCCGTAGAATGCGGATGCGACAGAACTTCATGTGGGAACAATTTCGCACCAAAGAACATGAGTTCCCGGTAGAATATTATCTGACCGCTCGGCTGCGCATCAGACGTATCCGCGGGGTAGACCATTATGATGAAAAAATGATTCATTCTGTCCTCCGGCAAAACCACTTTAATGCCCTGATGATTGAACTGGCCACCCTGGCCACCCTCATCGGCCTGGGCTTCCTGATTGATTACGAAATATTCAACATTCCGGCCGGAGCCAGTGCGCTGCTCTTTTTGGCTATACTCGTTTCATTTTCCGGCATCATCAGCTTTTGGGGTAAAGGCTGGAAAAACACGCTGATGATTGGCTTGTTTATCGCACTGGATATGTTTTATCGTTTAGGCGGTTTCAGCTACGACAACCGAGCCTACGGACTAAACTATGATACTGCCAGAAGCGAATACAGCTTAAGCAAATTGAAAGAAATCGGCTCTCCCGAAAATATGGAGGAAGATAAGCAGCTGACCCTGTCTATTCTGGAAAACTGGAAAAAGAAAACCGGACAGGAACGCCCCAAAATGGTGCTGATAGCCGTCAGCGGTGGTGGCCTCAGCGCTGCCTATTTCTCCACCCATGTGTTGCAAACGGCCGACAGCATGCTGCAAGGTAAACTGCTCAAACATACAGCCATGATTACTGGCTCTTCAGGCGGCATGTTCGGGGCATCCTATCTGCGCGAACTGTATCTGCGTCAGCAATTGGGCGAAATACCTTCCATCTATAACCCCGAGTATGCGGAAAATATGGGTAAGGATATACTTAATTCAGTGTGTTTCACAATTGTGGTGAATGACATCTTTTTCCCCTGGCAGGAATTCTCTCTTGGCAAGTATACCTATCGCAAAGACCGCGGCTATGCCATGGAAAAGCAACTGAACCAGAATACCGGCTTCGTATTAAATAAACCGCTACGCGATTATCGCCAGTATGAGCAGGACGCCACCATACCGTTACTTATTTTTTCGCCTACCATTATCAATGATGAAAGAAAACTTTACATATCTGCCCAACCCGTATCTTATCTGATGCGTCCCGCTATCCGCAGCGCACAACCCGGATTCATGGATATTGACGGAGTGGATTTCATGCGCTTGTTTGAACATCAGGATGCCGACAATCTGTTGCTCACAACAGCCATCCGCATGAATGGTACCTACCCCTACATTCTACCCAATGTCACGATGCCTACCAGCCCGGTTATCAAGGTGATGGATGCCGGGTTTCGGGATAACTACGGGTTGGAAACTGCTCTCCGTTTTATTTATGTATTCCGGGATTGGATTTATGCAAACACCAGCGGAGTTGTACTGGTTGCTGTACGCAACTTCCGTCTGGAAACAGAAATAGAAGCCTACCACCGTGAATCCTTTGTGGACAGAGTAGTCAATCCAATTGCTAATCTGTATGAAAATCTCGGAGAGATGCACGACTATAACCACGCTTACCTGATTAATTACGCTAATGAATGGCTTCAGGGCAAACTGGATGTCGTGTATTTTGAATACATCCCTGCCGGAAAAGACCGGGAAACATCCATGAGCCTGCATCTTACTTCACGAGAAAAAGTGGAAATAAGACAAAACATCAGTCTGCCCCATATCCGGCAGAGTATTGATCGCCTGCAACAGCTACTGCAAAAAGATTCTCCCTGATGTATCCTCACTTATGGATATGCTTCAGCGACACCACATTTTCAATATGGCTGGTTTGGGGAAACATGTCCACAGGCTGTATGTCAGTAATGGCGTACAGGTCTGACAACGCTGCCACATCCCGCGCCTGTGTAGCCGGATTACAGCTCACATACACCAGCTTTTCTACCTGCAGTTCCCGAAGGGTCTTTATGATACGGGGATGCAGACCCGCCCGGGGAGGGTCAATAAACAGCACATCAGGATGCCCGTGTGTCTGTACAAACTCTGCGGACAACAGTCCGGCTACGTCTGCAGCATAAAAGGCACAGTTGCTGATCGCATTCACTGCAGCATTATGGCGCGCTTCGCCCACGGCCTCCGGCAATTGTTCTATACCAATCACCCTGTTGCAGTATGGAGCAACGAAAAGGGAGATAGCTCCGATGCCGCTATACAGATCATATACCAGCTCTCTGCCTGTAAGACCGGCAAACCGCAAAGCATGCTCAAAGAGTTTTAATGCCTGCTCTACGTTGACCTGAAAGAACGACTTGGGCCCTATGTGAAAAGTGAGCTGCCCCAACTTTTCGCATATATAGGGATTACCATGATACAGGACGAGCTCACAATCAGAAAGGTCATCATTGGCTTTTGTATTTACTGTATAATACAAAGAGGTAATTTGAGGAAACGTGTTCCCGAGAAAATCCATAACTTTTTCAATTGCCGGCCTATCATTACGAAAAAAACTAACGATAACCATCAGCTCATCGGTAGCAGAGGTACGTATAATCAGGTTGCGTAGAAATCCCTCCTGTTTGCGAATGTTAAAAAACGGCATATGCTGCTGCAAGGCGAAGTTGCGAAGTGCAAGCCGGATAGCATTGGAGGGCTCTTTTTGCAGATAACATTGCCTGATATCTATCACCTTATCAAAGTGACCGGCCTTATGAAAACCCAGAGCCGAAGAAAACGGGATACCCAGACGTAATTCTTCTTCGGTAAGCCAACCCTTGTCGGAAAAGGTAAACTCCAGTTTGTTGCGGTAGTGCGTTGTGCGGCTACATGCAAGCACAGGAGGCACAGATGGTAATGTGAGCTTGCCAATATGTTGGAAGGCGTCTATTACCAACTGCTTCTTAAACTCCAGCTGGCTGTCATAGGCGACATGCTGCCAGACACATCCCCCGCACACTCCGAAGTGCGTGCAGAAGGGTTTCTGTCTTTTTGGGGAGGTGAGCAGCCACGCCTCCGGACGGGCAAAGCCATAATGTTTCTTCTTCCGGTATATACGGGCATCCACAACCTCTCCCGGCAAGGCATCGTCTACAAACACCACTTTCCCGTTGTGGCGGGCAACGCCTCTTCCATGCACTTCAACCCCCTTGATTTCAAGATTCTTAAGCAGCATCCTAATAGCTATTCGTTAGGTTCAAATATCATAGATTTGTTTTAATGAAAAACAGCACCCCGTGTGCTATGGTTGTAAAAATACCGGTTCAAACAATCTTGCCTTGTTTTTCGTAAAAAAACGCAGTTAATAGTGGAGATTCACATTGAATCCATTAACGACATTCTGCACCTCCATATACGCGGAGAGCTTGATGCCAACTCATCCATAGAACTGGATGAGGTGCTCAAGAATGCAATTGCACAGCGCACCATCAAAATCATGGTGAACTGTCGTGAATTGCGTTACATCTCTTCAGCGGGCATGGGCGTTTTTCTGTCTCATCTGGATGACATCAGAAATCTGGGAGGCAGATTTGTTTTTTACAACATGTCAGTGGGGGTCTTCAGCACTTTTGAACTCCTGGGGCTCCACAACATGATTGATATCGTGAATGAAGAGATAGAGGCTCAGAAGAAATTTGATGAAAGTTAACCTGACAACCGTTTGCTCTCCGCGTGCACAGGAAGAAATACGTGCCTTTCTAAACCGTTATTTTAAAAACACCAGCCTGGGTGAATCCGAAATAAATCAGATCATTCTCGCCATAGACGAAGCTATTGCCAACGCCATTATTCACGGCAACAACTCGGATTCTTCCAA from Chitinophagales bacterium encodes:
- a CDS encoding putative RNA methyltransferase — translated: MLLKNLEIKGVEVHGRGVARHNGKVVFVDDALPGEVVDARIYRKKKHYGFARPEAWLLTSPKRQKPFCTHFGVCGGCVWQHVAYDSQLEFKKQLVIDAFQHIGKLTLPSVPPVLACSRTTHYRNKLEFTFSDKGWLTEEELRLGIPFSSALGFHKAGHFDKVIDIRQCYLQKEPSNAIRLALRNFALQQHMPFFNIRKQEGFLRNLIIRTSATDELMVIVSFFRNDRPAIEKVMDFLGNTFPQITSLYYTVNTKANDDLSDCELVLYHGNPYICEKLGQLTFHIGPKSFFQVNVEQALKLFEHALRFAGLTGRELVYDLYSGIGAISLFVAPYCNRVIGIEQLPEAVGEARHNAAVNAISNCAFYAADVAGLLSAEFVQTHGHPDVLFIDPPRAGLHPRIIKTLRELQVEKLVYVSCNPATQARDVAALSDLYAITDIQPVDMFPQTSHIENVVSLKHIHK